One genomic window of Salvia miltiorrhiza cultivar Shanhuang (shh) chromosome 4, IMPLAD_Smil_shh, whole genome shotgun sequence includes the following:
- the LOC131021059 gene encoding LOW QUALITY PROTEIN: leghemoglobin reductase-like (The sequence of the model RefSeq protein was modified relative to this genomic sequence to represent the inferred CDS: inserted 2 bases in 2 codons) translates to MAMASLGRRRATTLLYSSSNHKFSSILARGFASGSDENDVVVIGGGPGGYVAAIKAAQLGLKTTCIEKRGTLGGTCLNVGCIPSKALLHSSHLYHEAKHSFGHHGIKVGSVEVDVAAMLAQKDNAVGNLTKGIEGLFKKNKVNYVKGYGKFLSPSEVSVETPDGGNTTVKGKHIIIATGSDVKTLPGITIDEERIVSSTGALALKEVPKKLVVIGAGYIGLEMGSVWGRLGSEVTVVEFAADIVPSMDGEIRKQFQRVLEKQKMKFMLKTKVVSVDTTGSGVKLILEPAGGGEQTMLEADVVLVSAGRVPFTAGLELEKIGVETDKGGRVLVNERFGTNVGGVYAIGDVIPGPMLAHKAEEDGVACVEYIAGKEGHVDYELVPGVXEVAAVGKTEEQVKALGVEYGVGKFPLVANSRAKAMDDAEGLVKIVAEKESDRILGVHXNAGELIHEAALGMQYGASSEDIARTCHAHPTVSEAVKEAAMATYHKPIHI, encoded by the exons ATGGCGATGGCGAGTTTGGGCAGGCGAAGAGCGACAACCTTGTTGTATTCATCCTCCAACCACAAATTCTCGTCCATTCTGGCCAGGGGATTCGCCTCCGGATCCGATGAGAACGACGTCGTCGTCATTGGTGGCGGCCCCGGTGGTTACGTGGCGGCTATCAAGGCGGCGCAGCTGGGCCTCAAGACCACCTGTATCGAGAAACGTGGCACCCTCGGCGGTACCTGCCTTAACGTTGGCTGCATCCCTTCTAAG GCCTTGCTGCATTCTTCCCATCTGTATCATGAAGCAAAGCATTCATTTGGCCATCATGGTATCAAGGTTGGTTCGGTGGAGGTGGATGTAGCAGCGATGCTGGCCCAAAAAGATAACGCCGTGGGTAACTTGACTAAAGGCATCGAGGGTCTCTTCAAGAAGAACAAAGTAAACTACGTGAAGGGATATGGCAAGTTCCTATCCCCTTCTGAAGTATCTGTAGAGACCCCAGATGGTGGCAACACAACTGTGAAAGGAAAGCATATTATAATAGCCACTGGTTCTGATGTAAAAACCCTCCCCGGGATCACCATAGACGAAGAGAGGATTGTGTCATCTACTGGTGCTTTAGCATTGAAGGAGGTTCCCAAGAAACTCGTAGTGATAGGGGCTGGCTACATTGGTCTGGAAATGGGTTCTGTTTGGGGTCGGCTGGGGTCGGAGGTCACTGTTGTTGAATTTGCCGCAGACATTGTTCCAAGCATGGATGGCGAAATCCGGAAACAATTCCAACGAGTCCTTGAAAAGCAGAAGATGAAATTCATGCTTAAAACTAAGGTGGTGTCTGTTGACACCACGGGAAGTGGTGTGAAGTTGATCCTTGAACCAGCAGGCGGTGGCGAGCAGACCATGCTCGAGGCTGACGTTGTTCTTGTTTCTGCTGGAAGAGTGCCATTTACTGCAGGACTGGAGCTGGAGAAGATAGGGGTCGAAACTGACAAGGGGGGTCGCGTGCTTGTGAATGAGCGGTTTGGCACAAACGTGGGAGGTGTGTATGCAATCGGGGATGTGATCCCGGGGCCTATGTTGGCTCACAAGGCGGAAGAAGATGGCGTAGCGTGTGTGGAGTACATTGCGGGCAAGGAAGGGCACGTGGACTACGAGCTAGTGCCAGGGG GTGAGGTTGCAGCGGTGGGGAAAACGGAGGAGCAAGTGAAGGCCCTCGGAGTTGAGTATGGCGTGGGGAAGTTCCCTTTGGTGGCGAACAGCAGAGCCAAGGCGATGGACGATGCAGAGGGGCTGGTGAAGATAGTGGCGGAGAAGGAGAGCGACAGGATCTTGGGAGTGC ATAATGCAGGTGAGCTCATTCATGAAGCTGCTTTGGGCATGCAATATGGAGCTTCGAGTGAAGACATTGCCAGAACATGCCATGCTCATCCTACTGTCAGCGAGGCTGTTAAGGAGGCCGCCATGGCCACTTATCACAAACCCATTCACATTTGA
- the LOC131021062 gene encoding uncharacterized protein LOC131021062, with amino-acid sequence MALEAADVATPPQLALADTDVNWDRLDKTRFHVIGAILFTIQSALIHPTAVVKTRMQVAGSDISKVNGLSVFRHIIRSDGIPGIFRGFGTSAIGSLPGRVLALTSLEMSKDMTLKYTKGLDMPEATRIGIANGVAGMVSNLVSCVYFVPLDVVCQRLMVQGVPGTTICNGPSDVVRKVIRAEGFRGLYRGFGLTATYQTPASALWWGSYGSAQHMIWRSLGYSDDMEKKPSHVELVTVQATAGMVAGACSSMITTPIDTVKTRLQVIDNYGVGRPSIMKTVKTLLKEDGWIGFYRGFGPRFLNMSFYGTTMIVTYELIKRLSVKQA; translated from the exons ATGGCCCTAGAAGCCGCAGACGTTGCCACCCCTCCTCAATTGGCTCTCGCCGACACCGACGTCAACTGGGACAG GCTGGATAAGACAAGGTTTCACGTGATCGGGGCTATTCTATTTACAATTCAGTCAGCCTTAATACACCCTACAGCGGTTGTGAAGACAAGAATGCAAGTAGCTGGATCTGATATCTCTAAGGTGAATGGGCTATCTGTTTTCAGACACATTATCAGGAGTGATGGTATTCCTGGTATTTTCAGAGGCTTTGGCACATCAGCCATTGGATCGTTGCCAGGTCGAGTGTTGGCTTTAACTTcacttgaaatgtcaaaggataTGACCCTGAAATACACAAAAGGCCTGGATATGCCAGAAGCAACAAGAATTGGTATTGCAAATGGAGTTGCAGGAATGGTTTCCAATTTAGTTTCCTGTGTATACTTTGTACCCTTGGATGTG GTCTGTCAGAGGTTAATGGTTCAAGGGGTTCCAGGGACTACAATTTGCAATGGTCCATCTGATGTTGTACGCAAAGTGATAAGAGCTGAAGGATTTCGTGGCTTATATAGAGGTTTTGGACTAACAGCTACATACCAAACTCCTGCATCGGCTCTTTGGTGGGGTTCTTATGGTTCTGCCCAACACATGATTTGGAG GAGTCTGGGCTACAGTGATGATATGGAAAAGAAACCATCACATGTAGAATTGGTTACTGTCCAAGCCACAGCCGGCATGGTAGCTGGTGCTTGTTCTTCAATGATTACGACTCCTATAGACACTGTCAAGACGAGACTACAG GTAATTGATAATTATGGTGTAGGAAGGCCTTCAATAATGAAGACTGTGAAGACCCTTCTTAAAGAGGACGGATGGATAGGCTTCTACCGAGGATTTGGCCCTCGGTTTCTCAACATGTCTTTCTATGGAACCACAATGATTGTGACATACGAGCTTATAA AGAGATTGTCAGTGAAGCAAGCTTGA
- the LOC131021056 gene encoding stress-response A/B barrel domain-containing protein HS1-like: MMTPLPLSVNTPLPSHSHHGHGASAHFPTAPAPASPFPTRGSRRLTPEFLRPLLDSESELRRSSSSAVSATGASLYQQRSEIVMEETKEELKHIVLAKFKDGLSEQQIDEYIKEYANLVNLVPSLKAFRWGKDVGIGNKQQGFTHVFELSFESTQGIAEYISHPNHVDYANRVLPQLEKLISVDYKPT; encoded by the exons ATGATGACGCCTCTGCCTCTCTCTGTCAACACGCCCCTCCCCTCTCACTCTCACCACGGCCACGGCGCCTCTGCACACTTTCCCACCGCCCCCGCCCCCGCCTCTCCCTTTCCCACTCGCGGGTCGCGGCGGCTAACACCGGAGTTCCTTCGGCCTTTGCTCGACTCTGAGTCCGAGCTCCGGCGGTCCAGCAGTTCAGCAGTCTCAGCCACCGGTGCCTCCCTCTATCAACAAAG atcAGAAATTGTAATGGAGGAAACCAAGGAAGAACTGAAGCACATAGTGCTTGCAAAGTTTAAGGATGGCTTGTCCGAACAACAGATTGATGAATACATCAAAGAGTACGCCAACCTTGTCAATCTTGTTCCTTCCCTGAAGGCCTTCAGATG GGGTAAAGATGTGGGCATTGGAAACAAGCAACAAGGTTTCACTCATGTCTTCGAATTAAGCTTTGAAAGCACACAAGGGATTGCTGAATATATTTCCCATCCAAATCATGTCGACTATGCAAACAGAGTACTGCCACAATTGGAGAAACTCATCTCTGTTGATTACAAGCCCACTTAA
- the LOC131021061 gene encoding LOW QUALITY PROTEIN: probable protein phosphatase 2C 47 (The sequence of the model RefSeq protein was modified relative to this genomic sequence to represent the inferred CDS: deleted 2 bases in 2 codons) translates to MVAEAEFVCHPTVAFQCIRVPPPNLQSDFFDMSQPDTAAPIPVDLSRRESALSCSTSLQITKASETSTRKFVPRIRSGSHTDIGPRSSNEDEHIRIDDLCSHLGSLYSWSEPSSFYAVFDGHGGPGAAAFMKNNTMKFFFEDAELPQTSDVEETFLQAFETCHRRSYLQADQALADDLNVDSYCGTTALTVLVHGRNLLIANAGDCRAVLCRKGGAVQLSQDHRPSCQVEKERVEDLGGSIEYGYLNGELAVTRALGDWYMKLPVGSASPLTAEPEFQLTKLTEDDEFLIIACDGIWDVMSNQEAVSLVQQELRYHNDPEQCARELTNQALMQDTGDNVTAIVVCFSSSERQDTVSCQKPRLRFCMSEEARAKLRKFIEDN, encoded by the exons ATGGTGGCAGAAGCGGAGTTTGTATGTCATCCAACCGTCGCCTTTCAATGCATTCGCGTTCCCCCGCCTAATCTTCAATCGGATTTCTTCGacatgtcgcagcccgataccGCTGCGCCTATTCCCGTCGACCTCTCTCGTCGTGAATCG gCGCTGAGCTGCTCAACTAGTTTACAAATTACCAAAGCATCTGAGACTTCGACCAGAAAGTTTGTTCCAAGAATTCGATCGGGCAGCCACACTGATATTGGACCTCGTAGTTCCAATGAGGATGAGCACATCAGGATTGATGACCTATGCAGCCACTTGGGCTCCCTCTACAGCTGGTCAGAACCGAGCTCCTTTTATGCTGTGTTTGATGGTCATGGTGGACCAGGGGCTGCAGCTTTCATGAAGAACAATACTATGAAATTTTTCTTTGAGGATGCTGAATTGCCTCAAACATCTGATGTTGAAGAAACCTTCTTGCAAGCGTTTGAGACTTGTCATCGAAGATCATATTTACAGGCGGATCAAGCCTTGGCTGATGAT CTCAATGTTGATTCATATTGTGGAACAACAGCACTTACCGTTCTGGTTCATGGAAGAAATCTACTCATAGCAAATGCTGGCGACTGT CGTGCTGTCCTCTGTAGGAAAGGAGGTGCAGTCCAGCTATCACAAGATCACAGACCTTCTTGTCAAGTGGAGAAAGAGAGGGTGGAGGATTTGGGTGGTTCAATTGAATATGGATACCTAAATGGTGAGCTTGCGGTCACACGAGCTCTTGGCGATTGGTATATGAAACTCCCAGTTGGATCTGCTTCACCTCTCACTGCCGAGCCTGAATTTCAGTTGACTAAGCTGACTGAGGACGATGAGTTCTTGATAATTGCATGCGATGGTATTTGGGATGTTATGTCGAACCAGGAGGCAGTTAGCCTAGTACAGCAAGAGCTGAGGTACCACAACGACCCAGAACAATGTGCTAGAGAGCTCACCAATCAAGCGTTAATGCAAGATACAGGTGACAACGTCACAGCCATCGTGGTTTGTTTCTCCTCTTCTGAGCGTCAAGATACAGTTTCCTGTCAAAAGCCGAGATTGAGATTCTGCATGTCTGAAGAAGCAAGGGCCAAGTTGAGGAAGTTCATAGAAGACAATTGA
- the LOC131021057 gene encoding stress-response A/B barrel domain-containing protein HS1 has protein sequence MEESKEEVKHILLAKFKDGLSEQQIDEYIKEYANLVNLVPSMKAFTWGKDVSIENMHQGFTHVFESSFESTQGIAEYISHPDHVDFANRLLPQFEKVLVVDYKPTKVLL, from the exons ATGGAGGAAAGCAAGGAAGAAGTGAAGCACATACTGCTTGCAAAGTTTAAGGATGGCTTGTCGGAACAACAGATTGATGAATACATCAAAGAGTACGCCAATCTTGTCAATCTTGTTCCTTCCATGAAGGCCTTCACATG GGGTAAAGATGTGAGCATTGAAAACATGCATCAAGGTTTCACTCATGTCTTCGAATCAAGCTTTGAAAGCACACAAGGGATTGCTGAATATATTTCCCATCCAGATCATGTCGACTTTGCAAACAGATTACTGCCCCAGTTTGAGAAAGTCCTTGTTGTTGATTACAAGCCCACTAAAGTCCTACTCTGA
- the LOC131021055 gene encoding dihydrolipoyl dehydrogenase 1, mitochondrial-like — MAMAATLARRRAAALFSPSSKHLPSGTKYSWILSRGFATGSDENDVVIIGGGPGGYVAAIKAAQLGLKTTCIEKRGALGGTCLNVGCIPSKALLHSSHMYHEAKNSFAHHGIKVSSVEVDVPAMLAQKDKAVGNLTKGIEGLFKKNKVNYVKGYGKFLSPSEVSVDTIDGGNTTVKGKHIIVATGSDVKSLPGITIDEERIVSSTGALSLKEVPKKLIVIGAGYIGLEMGSVWGRLGSEVIVVEFAADIVPSMDGEVRKQFQRSLEKQKMKFMLKTKVVSVDTTGSGVKLTLEPAAGGEQTTLEADVVLVSAGRVPFTAGLQLDKIGVETDKGGRILVNERFATNVPGVYAIGDVIPGPMLAHKAEEDGVACVEYLAGKEGHVDYDLVPGVVYTHPEVASVGKTEEQVKALGVEYRVGKFPLLANSRAKAIDDAEGLVKIIAEKESDKILGVHIMAPNAGELIHEAALALQYGASSEDIARTCHAHPTMSEALKEAAMATYDKPIHI, encoded by the exons ATGGCGATGGCAGCAACTCTGGCTAGGCGAAGGGCGGCGGCGCTGTTCTCTCCATCGTCAAAGCACCTTCCTAGCGGAACCAAATACTCGTGGATTCTCAGCAGGGGATTCGCCACCGGATCTGATGAAAATGACGTCGTCATTATTGGCGGCGGCCCTGGCGGTTATGTCGCCGCTATCAAGGCGGCGCAGCTGGGCCTCAAGACCACCTGTATCGAGAAGCGTGGCGCCCTCGGAGGTACCTGCCTCAACGTCGGCTGCATCCCTTCTAAG GCATTGCTTCATTCCTCCCACATGTATCATGAAGCAAAGAATTCATTTGCCCATCATGGTATTAAGGTTTCTTCGGTGGAGGTGGATGTACCAGCAATGCTGGCCCAAAAAGATAAAGCAGTGGGTAACTTGACTAAAGGTATTGAGGGTCTCTTCAAGAAGAACAAAGTAAACTACGTGAAGGGATATGGCAAATTCCTATCCCCTTCTGAAGTTTCTGTTGATACTATAGATGGTGGCAACACAACTGTGAAAGGAAAGCATATCATAGTGGCAACTGGTTCTGATGTGAAAAGTCTCCCGGGGATAACCATTGATGAAGAGAGAATTGTATCATCTACTGGAGCTTTATCCTTGAAGGAGGTTCCAAAGAAACTTATAGTGATAGGGGCCGGTTATATTGGTCTTGAAATGGGTTCTGTCTGGGGTCGCCTTGGGTCAGAAGTAATAGTTGTTGAATTTGCAGCTGACATTGTTCCAAGCATGGATGGTGAAGTGCGGAAACAATTTCAGCGATCCCTTGAGAAGCAGAAAATGAAATTCATGCTCAAAACTAAGGTCGTGTCTGTTGACACCACAGGAAGCGGTGTGAAGTTGACCCTTGAGCCAGCAGCTGGTGGCGAGCAGACCACACTCGAGGCTGATGTTGTTCTTGTTTCTGCTGGAAGAGTGCCTTTTACTGCTGGACTCCAGTTGGATAAGATAGGGGTTGAAACTGACAAGGGTGGGCGCATCTTGGTGAATGAGCGGTTTGCCACGAACGTGCCAGGAGTATATGCAATTGGTGATGTAATTCCCGGGCCTATGTTGGCTCACAAGGCTGAAGAAGATGGTGTTGCATGTGTGGAGTACCTTGCTGGCAAGGAAGGCCACGTGGACTACGACTTGGTCCCAGGAGTTGTGTACACACATCCTGAGGTGGCATCAGTGGGGAAAACTGAAGAGCAGGTGAAGGCCCTTGGAGTTGAATACCGCGTGGGGAAGTTTCCTTTGTTGGCGAACAGCAGAGCCAAGGCAATTGATGATGCTGAGGGACTGGTGAAAATAATTGCCGAGAAGGAGAGTGACAAGATTTTGGGAGTGCACATAATGGCGCCGAATGCTGGGGAGCTAATTCATGAAGCTGCTTTGGCTTTGCAGTATGGAGCATCAAGTGAAGACATTGCCCGAACATGCCATGCTCATCCAACAATGAGTGAGGCATTGAAGGAGGCCGCCATGGCCACTTATGACAAACCCATTCACATTTAG
- the LOC131021058 gene encoding LOW QUALITY PROTEIN: hydroxyproline O-galactosyltransferase GALT3-like (The sequence of the model RefSeq protein was modified relative to this genomic sequence to represent the inferred CDS: deleted 3 bases in 3 codons) yields the protein MKKWTGGVLIVALALILFLSYTLIGKSESSKKQSAYDFFNPQPPKEEDPDLNANADANANGGSESSETLHTITRPKPQLRYLQELEDLYSLSKNLSREDPSALLAWGQMKFLFPRSDALPETDQGIKEALVMCRDLLVMVEEDKAAKLGNASMARSCPSFVSATLSKNESLLEIPCGLVEDSSVTVIGIPDTRQDSFQIELIGSPIEEGLKPPILLHYNVVLPGENLTKEPVLVQNSWIQESGWGKPERCPDHAPPRPLQVDGLVKCNTQIIRKTADESANTTHPTNRKLANVSEGSTHVSSAFQFVEGNPFIATFWAGVEGFHTTVNGRHETSFAYRERLEPWLVNRVDVKGSLTTISIIAKGLPASEDVDLVGDAQQLKAAPLSDKRPLLLLIGVFSSGNNFERRMALRRTWMQYDGVRSGKVAVRFFIGLHKNKEVNLKVWREGEVYGDIQLMPFVDYYSLLTYKTIAICILGSEIVSARFIMKMDDDAFVRIDEVVSRLEGRTGKGFVYGRISFDSAPNRDKDNKWFISEEEWRHSSYPPWAHGPGYIVSHDVAKFIVAGHRDRDLMLFKLEDVAVGIWIQQYESKGQKIEYVNDDRFNNEGCESDYILAHYQNPRMMLCLWDNLLKLHKPQCCE from the exons ATGAAGAAGTGGACTGGGGGCGTGCTCATAGTAGCCCTTGCTCTGATTTTGTTTCTCAGCTACACTTTGATTGGCAAATCTGAATCTTCCAAGAAACAGTCTGCATACGATTTTTTCAATCCACAGCCACCCAAAGAGGAAGATCCAGATCTCAATGCCAATGCCGATGCCAATGCCAATGGCGGCAGTGAGTCAAGTGAAACGCTGCACACAATCACTAGGCCTAAACCCCAGTTGAGATATCTTCAAGAATTGGAGGATCTGTATAGTTTAAGTAAAAACTTGAGCCGAGAAGACCCCTCTGCATTGCTTGCGTGGGGCCAAATGAAGTTCTTGTTTCCAAGATCGGATGCATTGCCCGAAACCGATCAAGGCATTAAAGAGGCTCTAGTAATGTGTAGAGATTTGCTTGTCATGGTCGAGGAGGACAAAGCTGCCAAGCTTGGGAATGCCAGCATGGCCAGAAGCTGTCCCAGTTTTGTAAGTGCTACATTGTCAAAGAATGAGAGTTTGCTGGAGATCCCTTGTGGCCTCGTTGAGGACTCTTCGGTTACTGTGATTGGGATACCTGATACTCGCCAAGATAGTTTCCAGATTGAATTGATAGGCTCACCAATTGAGGAGGGGCTAAAGCCTCCAATTCTGCTGCACTACAATGTTGTGCTACCTGGTGAGAACTTGACAAAAGAGCCTGTT TTAGTTCAAAATTCATGGATCCAAGAATCTGGGTGGGGCAAGCCGGAGAGATGCCCGGATCATGCTCCACCCCGTCCTCTTCAAG TTGATGGACTGGTTAAGTGCAATACACAAATTATTAGGAAAACTGCAGATGAAAGTGCAAATACGACTCATCCAACAAACAGAAAATTAGCTAATGTTTCTGAAGGGAGTACCCAC GTAAGCTCTGCCTTCCAGTTTGTTGAAGGTAACCCCTTCATTGCTACATTTTGGGCCGGTGTCGAGGGTTTTCACACGACAGTAAATGGAAGGCATGAAACATCGTTTGCGTATAGAGAG AGACTTGAACCTTGGTTGGTCAATAGAGTTGATGTGAAAGGTAGCTTGACTACCATTTCGATCATAGCAAAAGGACTGCCTGCTAGTGAAGATGTGGATTTAGTTGGTGATGCTCAACAGCTGAAAGCTGCACCACTTTCTGATAAACGGCCGCTTCTACTGCTTATTGGGGTATTCTCATCAGGGAATAACTTTGAGAGGCGTATGGCTCTAAGGAGGACTTGGATGCAATATGATGGTGTGCGTTCAGGGAAGGTGGCTGTTCGTTTCTTCATTGGACTT CACAAGAACAAAGAAGTGAACTTGAAGGTGTGGAGAGAAGGTGAAGTGTATGGAGATATCCAGTTGATGCCA TTTGTCGATTACTACAGCCTGCTTACTTACAAAACCATTGCTATTTGCATCCTGGGG AGTGAAATAGTGTCAGCTAGATTCATTATGAAAATGGACGATGATGCATTTGTGAGGATCGATGAAGTTGTATCGAGGCTGGAGGGGAGGACGGGGAAGGGGTTTGTGTACGGACGTATATCTTTTGATTCAGCTCCCAACAGGGACAAGGACAACAAATGGTTCATAAGCGAAGAGGAGTGGCGGCATTCCTCGTATCCTCCTTGGGCGCATGGTCCCGGTTACATAGTATCCCACGACGTTGCTAAATTTATAGTTGCAGGCCACCGGGACAGGGATCTCATG CTGTTTAAGCTGGAAGACGTGGCTGTGGGGATATGGATTCAGCAATATGAAAGCAAAGGGCAGAAAATAGAGTATGTGAACGATGATAGATTCAACAATGAGGGATGCGAATCCGACTACATTCTTGCTCATTACCAGAATCCTAGGATGATGTTGTGCCTCTGGGACAACCTCCTTAAACTTCATAAACCTCAATGCTGCGAATAA